In the genome of Falsirhodobacter halotolerans, the window GCGCATTCACCTCACGCTCGTCGATCCCTCGTTGCACGTCGATATCGTGCTGGATCTGATCGAGGTGGCCGCCAACGCCTCCCGTCTGGCCGCCACGGTGGACCTGCGCCCCCAGAATCTGACGGCGCGGCTTCTGGTGCAATCGTTGCGGCTGGCGCGGGGCAATATCCAGGGGCAACTGGACCAGCGCATCCGCACCTATGCCAACCGCGTCGCGCAGGATTTCCGCGCCCGGACACCCCGCGCGACCGGCTGACGAAAAACGCGAAAAAGGCGCTTGACCTCCGCCGCCCCTCCGCTTAGTTGTCCGCCCCGATGGCGGAGTAGCTCAGCTGGTTAGAGCGGAGGAATCATAATCCTTAGGTCGGGGGTTCAAATCCCTCCTCCGCTACCATCAGACCCCCCAACTCGGGGGCTGCGTGGTAGGACAGCCATCCATTTCCCAAAACGCCGATGTCGGACCCTGCCGGGACCGCGCGGCGTTTTTGGTTTTCCGGCCTATCACATACATGACCGAATGACGGCAATTGCGCCCATAAACGCGCCTTAAAATCAGGCAGAGGCCGGTTTAAAATGGCCGTCATTCATCTGTCATTAAACTTTGGGTTGCGTCGAATCAGCGGAACGCATCTTTTTGCTGCAAGGCCGGGTGCCGCTTGGCACCCATCCGCAGCAGAGAGGCCCGAACGATGCCCGTCGTCACGACACTTCCTGCCGCCATGTTCCGCATGGGTCCGAACGGGCGGTTGGCCACCGCCGCGACCGCCCGCCTGGGGCAGGCCTTCGGGGCCGAGATCGAGGTCGCCTCCTATAACGCGGATCCCGGCCATGACCGCGGCATGACGCCGGGGGATGCGATCGGATTTGCGGACGGCAATGGCGACCCGGTGGGCCCGGCCGGAACCTTTCGCGGAACGGCGACCTTTGCGCCCGCCGATATTCCCACCTTGCGCATCCCGCTGCCCCAGGCCCCGCCGGTGTTCGAACTGCGCCTGACCATTCCGCCCGTGCAGGGTCAGGTGGTCGAGGGATTCGACGGCCAGATGTATCTGGCCGGGCGGCAGCGGATTTCCGGCGGGCGGATGGGCATCACCGCCCATCTGCGCGCGGAAGGCAGGACGTTGGCGGATGTCGGCACGACCCTGCGCGATCTTGCCACCGACATCGGGGCCGTCATTCCCCTGAACGACACCCTGAACGACGCCATGCAGCGCTTTGCCCAAACGGTGCGGGACACGGCGACGGTGTCGGTCATGCATGACACGGCGGGCACCTTCACCCCGCCCAAGGGCTCGCTTTTGTGCTTTGTGGCCGGGACACCGGTCCAGACCGCGACGGGCCCGGCCGCCGCCGAAACCCTGACGGCGGGCGACCGCATCGCCACGATGGATCACGGTCTTCAGCCGATCCGCTGGGCGGGGACAATCCAGGTGACGGCGCCGATGTTGCAGGCCATGCCGAACCTGCGCCCGGTCCGCATCCGTGCGGGGGCGCTGGGGCGCGGGATGCCCACGGCGGACCTCCTTGTCTCGCCCCAGTACCGGGTCACGGTCGCCCCGGACATCGCCCGGCGCATGTTCGCGGCCAGCGACGTCCGCATCGCGGCGAAACACCTGATCGGGCTGGCGGGAATTGGTCTGGCGACGGAGGTGACCGAGGTGACCTATTGCCACCTGCTGTGTGACGAATGCGACATCGTCCCCGCACACGCGGCCGAAAGCGGGGCGCATCCCCCGGGCACGACACGCCATTCGGCCAGCGCGGCGGCGCGGCAGGAAATCCTGAGCCTGTTCCCGCATCTGGCCCCCGATCCCCCCCGCGCCCATCGCCGATACGCCTGAGGGTCGGGGCCGTCAGGCCGTCCCCTCGGGCATCGGGATTTCGAACGTCCAGCCGCGTTCGGCGAACAGGGCGGTCGCCTTGCGCGGGCTCGCCTTCAGAAACAGCATCGCCGCCTCCTGCTTGGCCGCCCGATCGCCCAGATCATGCGCCACGGTCAGCGTGCGGGTCAGAAGCGGCGCGCGTCCCGGTGCCAGCACCAGCGCGCGACGCAGATGCCGCAGCACCTCGGTCCGGTCCCCGCGATGGGCCGCCACATTGGCGCGCCAGACATGGGTGTCGGCCTCATGCGCGATCATGGGACCGGTCGCCTCCAGCATCTGCGCCAGGCGGTCCATGTCCCCCTCGTCATTCGCGGCGCGCGCCGCCCCAAGCGCCGCGCGCGCCGGATCCGGGTCCAGCGCCGCGCGGATATACGCGGCAAGCATCTCCGCCTGCGCGGGCGACAGGTTCACCCCCCGATGGCCATCCTCGCTGATGACGGGCACGACATGGGGATCGGGAAAATCATGATCGGCAAAGACGTGGCGATACCGGACCCCCGCCACCTGCGCCAAGGGGTTGAAATCGCCAAACCGTTTCAGAAGGGTCTGAAGGTTCGACACCTCTACCACCAGACACCCTTCGGGCGCGAACAGCATGTTGGTCATGCCCGCGCCATGGATGCTGACCAACGCCTCGGCCTCGGCCACCATGCGGGCCTGCTGTTCGGTGCCGTGATCCTCGAAGGCCACCACCTCGAACCCTGCGGGGCGCAGCAGGTCGATCAGACCCTCCTCGCCGATCAGGGGGCGGTTGCGGCCCGAGGTGCGGCGGACATAAAGGCGTCGATGCGGGGCGCGCGGGGCCAGCTGCGCCAGCGCCCTGTGGCGCAGGTCGGCCAAGGGGGCCTCGTGGCTGTTGACGGCCAGATCGCTCATCGCGGCAAGGGTGGCGCGGCGCGGAATCGGGGCGGGCGCAATGTCGGGAAGCGACGGCATGACCGTGTCGCGGCACTGGTAGTAGAAATGGCTGGTGTTGAACCCGATCAGCGCGGTCCCGAAATCCTGTGCCCCCCCGACGAACCGGATGCGATCGGCCAGATGCGGGAACCAGGCCGCGATCTCCCGGTGCACGAAATCCCCGACATTCCGGGAGGAGCCGCAGATCAGAATACGCCCCGTCACGCCATACCGATCTGCAAGCGTTAAAAACGGCAGCGTCTCCTTGGTAAAATGATAGAAATTGTGGAAATTCCGCGTCTCGATCACCAGGTTGAGGGCGCGCGCATCGCCCGGCCAATAGGGCAAGGGGCGGTGATTGCCGAACGAACGTGCCGCCAGATCCTCCACCAGCGCCGCATCGCGCGCCCGTCCCCCCTCCCCCTTCATATAGGCGTTGCGCAGACGCCAGCCGCCTTCCGAATTCAACAGATACTTGCCGCCCACGGTCATGCGGCGGCCGTCGGTCTTCAACCCTTCGACCACCGCCAGAACGGTGGGAAACACCACGCCCGCCGACCATTGCCGCTGGGTGCGATAGGCCGCCATCACCTCGGCCGTGCGGATGCGCTGTTCCGCGTCATGGCCCAAGATCAGGGCCGACACATCGACGGGCCGCGTCAGATGCGGGCCGAGATCCTCCGGCTCGGTCAGCCACAGGCCGGGATCGAGGCCGGGCACGAAGAAATCCTGCGGCTGGGCATCGTGCAGTCGGATCACCGGCAACTCCATCAACGGATCGCGCCAAGTCTTGCCGCGGATCACCGTCTTGTAAACCGGCAATGCCCACCCCTTCCCCCCTTTTGCACTGTTTGGTAGAATGGCGGCCATGACATATGATCGCCCCACCCTCACCCCCCCGGACGGAGAGACGAAGGTCCTCCTTCATTCCTGCTGCGCGCCCTGTTCGGGCGAGGTGATGGAGGCGATGACGGCGTCGGGGATCGATTACACGATCTTCTTCTATAACCCGAACATCCATCCCAAGAAGGAATACGTGCTGCGCAAGGATGAGAACATCCGCTTTGCCGAAAAGCACAACATCCCCTTCATCGACGCCGATTACGACGCCGACAACTGGTTCGCCCGCGCCAAGGGCATGGAGTGGGAGCCGGAACGCGGCATCCGCTGCACCATGTGCTTCGACATGCGGTTCGAACGCACGGCGCTCTATGCCTATGAGAACGGCTTTCCCGTCATCACCTCCAGCCTCGGCATCTCGCGCTGGAAGAACATGACGCAGATCAACGACTGCGGCGTGCGGGCGGCGGCCCCTTACGACGGCGTGAAATACTGGGAGTTCAACTGGCGCAAGGGCGGCGGCGCCTCCCGCATGATCGAAATCTCCAAGCGGGAGGAGTTCTACATGCAGGAATATTGCGGCTGCATCTACTCGCTCCGCGACACCAACGATTTCCGTGTCAGCCGCGGGCGCGAGAAGATCCGCATCGGCGAGATGTATTACTCCAACACCCCCGACGACCCCGACACCTGACGCATCCGGCGGATGAAGGCGGCGAGGAAGATCGCCGTCAGGATCAGGACCACGGTCGGCGCGGGCGCGCTGTCGAGAAACACGCTCAGATACGTGCCGCCCAACATCGCGGTCAGGCAGATCGCGACCGACACCGCCATCATCGCCCCGAACCGCCGCGTCAGCAGAA includes:
- a CDS encoding SRPBCC family protein, coding for MKFTSHADIAAPPGFVFADMTDFEGWETAVRKRNTTLSRSAGPIRPGTTWDARFRLRGKDRAMTITLVSVEPDRRIHLTLVDPSLHVDIVLDLIEVAANASRLAATVDLRPQNLTARLLVQSLRLARGNIQGQLDQRIRTYANRVAQDFRARTPRATG
- a CDS encoding Hint domain-containing protein, producing the protein MPVVTTLPAAMFRMGPNGRLATAATARLGQAFGAEIEVASYNADPGHDRGMTPGDAIGFADGNGDPVGPAGTFRGTATFAPADIPTLRIPLPQAPPVFELRLTIPPVQGQVVEGFDGQMYLAGRQRISGGRMGITAHLRAEGRTLADVGTTLRDLATDIGAVIPLNDTLNDAMQRFAQTVRDTATVSVMHDTAGTFTPPKGSLLCFVAGTPVQTATGPAAAETLTAGDRIATMDHGLQPIRWAGTIQVTAPMLQAMPNLRPVRIRAGALGRGMPTADLLVSPQYRVTVAPDIARRMFAASDVRIAAKHLIGLAGIGLATEVTEVTYCHLLCDECDIVPAHAAESGAHPPGTTRHSASAAARQEILSLFPHLAPDPPRAHRRYA
- a CDS encoding epoxyqueuosine reductase QueH; translated protein: MTYDRPTLTPPDGETKVLLHSCCAPCSGEVMEAMTASGIDYTIFFYNPNIHPKKEYVLRKDENIRFAEKHNIPFIDADYDADNWFARAKGMEWEPERGIRCTMCFDMRFERTALYAYENGFPVITSSLGISRWKNMTQINDCGVRAAAPYDGVKYWEFNWRKGGGASRMIEISKREEFYMQEYCGCIYSLRDTNDFRVSRGREKIRIGEMYYSNTPDDPDT
- a CDS encoding glycosyltransferase 61 family protein encodes the protein MPVYKTVIRGKTWRDPLMELPVIRLHDAQPQDFFVPGLDPGLWLTEPEDLGPHLTRPVDVSALILGHDAEQRIRTAEVMAAYRTQRQWSAGVVFPTVLAVVEGLKTDGRRMTVGGKYLLNSEGGWRLRNAYMKGEGGRARDAALVEDLAARSFGNHRPLPYWPGDARALNLVIETRNFHNFYHFTKETLPFLTLADRYGVTGRILICGSSRNVGDFVHREIAAWFPHLADRIRFVGGAQDFGTALIGFNTSHFYYQCRDTVMPSLPDIAPAPIPRRATLAAMSDLAVNSHEAPLADLRHRALAQLAPRAPHRRLYVRRTSGRNRPLIGEEGLIDLLRPAGFEVVAFEDHGTEQQARMVAEAEALVSIHGAGMTNMLFAPEGCLVVEVSNLQTLLKRFGDFNPLAQVAGVRYRHVFADHDFPDPHVVPVISEDGHRGVNLSPAQAEMLAAYIRAALDPDPARAALGAARAANDEGDMDRLAQMLEATGPMIAHEADTHVWRANVAAHRGDRTEVLRHLRRALVLAPGRAPLLTRTLTVAHDLGDRAAKQEAAMLFLKASPRKATALFAERGWTFEIPMPEGTA